A single window of Rhodamnia argentea isolate NSW1041297 chromosome 5, ASM2092103v1, whole genome shotgun sequence DNA harbors:
- the LOC115755173 gene encoding serine carboxypeptidase-like 2 isoform X1, with protein MKLGALHLLALCLLFQSGLSQTVVRSLPGLPDDLPFYLETGYIGVGELEDVQLFYYFVESERSPKDDPLVLWLTGGPGCSALSGLLYEIGPFTFNYENSTRYRPTLKLNDYSWTKVANIIFLDQPVGTGFSYANSWESYDINDNISAAESYEFLRKWLKLHPEFLSNPLYIAGDSYSGIIVPIVTLEVDKGNEASLEPKMNLEGYLLGNPVTNENSDLNSRVPFAHLKGLISEELYKSAKADCDGDYINVNESNADCVDDLKTVSECLGNLYTANILEPNCLLDTPKSTVGYTWDPSLINHDRSLLPLPMLRSPRVWCRSYNYLYSYIWASDRAVQGALHIREGTIEKWVRCNKTLSYTYTVTDVIDIHKELMKRGFRALIYSGDHDMVIPYIGTQAWINTLNLTISQDWHAWFVDGQVAGFGFDNSLLTIVQRKCNRVLKLSFIGYLNCLCLLSSVFSLVGTLRYMLTFHPF; from the exons ATGAAGCTGGGAGCACTTCATCTTCTTGCCCTGTGTCTTCTCTTCCAATCTGGACTCTCCCAAACAGTGGTCAGGTCTCTTCCCGGATTGCCCGATGACCTCCCTTTTTATCTCGAAACCGG ATACATCGGAGTGGGGGAGTTGGAAGATGTTCAGCTGTTTTACTACTTCGTGGAGTCGGAGAGGAGTCCAAAGGACGACCCTTTGGTGCTGTGGCTCACCGGTGGCCCTGGTTGCTCCGCGCTCTCTGGACTGTTGTACGAGATTG GTCCATTTACGTTCAATTACGAGAATTCTACTAGATACAGACCAACCCTAAAATTGAATGATTATTCATGGACCAAG GTGGCGAATATTATATTCCTAGATCAGCCTGTCGGAACTGGATTCTCCTACGCAAATAGCTGGGAGAGCTACGACATAAACGACAACATTTCGGCAGCCGAATCTTATGAATTTCTGAGGaag TGGCTTAAGCTCCATCCGGAGTTTCTGAGCAACCCACTCTACATTGCTGGGGATTCCTACTCGGGCATCATTGTTCCAATCGTCACTCTAGAAGTTGATAAAG GAAATGAAGCCAGTTTGGAGCCTAAAATGAACCTTGAG GGCTACTTGCTCGGAAACCCTGTCACAAATGAGAATAGTGACCTCAACTCAAGAGTCCCATTTGCTCATCTGAAGGGTCTTATATCTGAGGAGCTATACAAG TCGGCTAAGGCTGATTGTGATGGCGATTACATAAACGTGAACGAAAGTAATGCTGATTGCGTCGATGATCTTAAAACTGTGAGCGAG TGCCTGGGGAATTTATATACAGCAAACATACTGGAACCGAACTGCCTGCTAGACACTCCCAAATCGACGGTGGGCTATACGTGGGACCCCAGCTTAATAAATCACGACCGTTCACTTCTCCCTTTGCCCATGCTGAGATCTCCCCGGGTTTGGTGCCGG AGTTATAACTATCTCTACTCCTATATCTGGGCTAGCGATAGAGCGGTTCAAGGTGCTCTTCATATTCGCGAG GGGACAATTGAGAAGTGGGTAAGGTGCAATAAGACTTTATCTTACACATACACTGTCACAGACGTCATTGACATACACAAAGAGCTCATGAAAAGGGgatttcgggctcttatttaTAG CGGTGATCATGACATGGTCATCCCGTACATCGGAACTCAAGCTTGGATTAATACATTGAATCTGACGATCTCTCAAGATTGGCACGCGTGGTTTGTCGACGGACAAGTTGCCGGGTTTGGTTTCGATAATAGCCTCCTAACTATCGTGcaacgaaagtgcaatcgagtcctaaaactt TCGTTCATTGGGTATCTCAATTGTTTGTGCTTActttcctctgttttctctctTGTAGGTACGCTACGCTATATGCTTACTTTCCATCCCTTTTAA
- the LOC115755173 gene encoding serine carboxypeptidase-like 2 isoform X2, producing the protein MKLGALHLLALCLLFQSGLSQTVVRSLPGLPDDLPFYLETGYIGVGELEDVQLFYYFVESERSPKDDPLVLWLTGGPGCSALSGLLYEIGPFTFNYENSTRYRPTLKLNDYSWTKVANIIFLDQPVGTGFSYANSWESYDINDNISAAESYEFLRKWLKLHPEFLSNPLYIAGDSYSGIIVPIVTLEVDKGNEASLEPKMNLEGYLLGNPVTNENSDLNSRVPFAHLKGLISEELYKSAKADCDGDYINVNESNADCVDDLKTVSECLGNLYTANILEPNCLLDTPKSTVGYTWDPSLINHDRSLLPLPMLRSPRVWCRSYNYLYSYIWASDRAVQGALHIREGTIEKWVRCNKTLSYTYTVTDVIDIHKELMKRGFRALIYSGDHDMVIPYIGTQAWINTLNLTISQDWHAWFVDGQVAGYATLYAYFPSLLTFATVKGGGHTAPEYKPKECFAMINRWFDYYYI; encoded by the exons ATGAAGCTGGGAGCACTTCATCTTCTTGCCCTGTGTCTTCTCTTCCAATCTGGACTCTCCCAAACAGTGGTCAGGTCTCTTCCCGGATTGCCCGATGACCTCCCTTTTTATCTCGAAACCGG ATACATCGGAGTGGGGGAGTTGGAAGATGTTCAGCTGTTTTACTACTTCGTGGAGTCGGAGAGGAGTCCAAAGGACGACCCTTTGGTGCTGTGGCTCACCGGTGGCCCTGGTTGCTCCGCGCTCTCTGGACTGTTGTACGAGATTG GTCCATTTACGTTCAATTACGAGAATTCTACTAGATACAGACCAACCCTAAAATTGAATGATTATTCATGGACCAAG GTGGCGAATATTATATTCCTAGATCAGCCTGTCGGAACTGGATTCTCCTACGCAAATAGCTGGGAGAGCTACGACATAAACGACAACATTTCGGCAGCCGAATCTTATGAATTTCTGAGGaag TGGCTTAAGCTCCATCCGGAGTTTCTGAGCAACCCACTCTACATTGCTGGGGATTCCTACTCGGGCATCATTGTTCCAATCGTCACTCTAGAAGTTGATAAAG GAAATGAAGCCAGTTTGGAGCCTAAAATGAACCTTGAG GGCTACTTGCTCGGAAACCCTGTCACAAATGAGAATAGTGACCTCAACTCAAGAGTCCCATTTGCTCATCTGAAGGGTCTTATATCTGAGGAGCTATACAAG TCGGCTAAGGCTGATTGTGATGGCGATTACATAAACGTGAACGAAAGTAATGCTGATTGCGTCGATGATCTTAAAACTGTGAGCGAG TGCCTGGGGAATTTATATACAGCAAACATACTGGAACCGAACTGCCTGCTAGACACTCCCAAATCGACGGTGGGCTATACGTGGGACCCCAGCTTAATAAATCACGACCGTTCACTTCTCCCTTTGCCCATGCTGAGATCTCCCCGGGTTTGGTGCCGG AGTTATAACTATCTCTACTCCTATATCTGGGCTAGCGATAGAGCGGTTCAAGGTGCTCTTCATATTCGCGAG GGGACAATTGAGAAGTGGGTAAGGTGCAATAAGACTTTATCTTACACATACACTGTCACAGACGTCATTGACATACACAAAGAGCTCATGAAAAGGGgatttcgggctcttatttaTAG CGGTGATCATGACATGGTCATCCCGTACATCGGAACTCAAGCTTGGATTAATACATTGAATCTGACGATCTCTCAAGATTGGCACGCGTGGTTTGTCGACGGACAAGTTGCCGG GTACGCTACGCTATATGCTTACTTTCCATCCCTTTTAACATTCGCAACCGTCAAG GGAGGGGGACACACAGCTCCAGAATACAAGCCCAAGGAATGTTTTGCGATGATTAACAGGTGGTTCGATTATTATTACATTTAA
- the LOC115755176 gene encoding serine carboxypeptidase-like 17 codes for MKVYNYILSYSWADDRTVQEALHVRPGTIRKWARCNESLSYKYSVREVIDYHKELLKRVYRALIYSGDHDMAIPYVGTLAWIYTLNLTISQDWEAWFVDGQIAGYTTLYSYGQAYLTYATVKGGGHTAPEYKPKECLAMIDRWFAYYYL; via the exons atgaaGGTTTATAACTACATACTCTCCTATAGTTGGGCTGACGATAGAACCGTTCAAGAGGCTCTTCACGTCCGACCG GGAACAATTAGGAAGTGGGCAAGGTGCAACGAGAGTTTATCTTACAAATACTCTGTCAGAGAAGTGATTGACTATCACAAAGAGCTCTTAAAAAGGGTATATCGAGCACTTATTTATAg CGGCGACCATGACATGGCCATTCCGTACGTGGGAACACTCGCCTGGATCTACACACTGAATTTAACGATCTCTCAAGATTGGGAAGCGTGGTTCGTCGATGGACAAATTGCCGG atacaCTACGCTATACTCTTACGGACAAGCCTATCTTACATATGCAACCGTCAAG GGAGGAGGGCACACGGCTCCCGAGTACAAGCCTAAAGAATGTTTGGCCATGATTGATAGGTGGTTTGCTTATTACTACCTCTAA